A genomic stretch from Falco cherrug isolate bFalChe1 chromosome 1, bFalChe1.pri, whole genome shotgun sequence includes:
- the PSMD9 gene encoding 26S proteasome non-ATPase regulatory subunit 9, protein MAQPGGGRPVTVSDVQQLVRRKDELEAQIKACYELLEGQKGVGMHEPLVDAEGFPRADIDLYQVRTARHNVICLQNDHKALMKQVEEALHQLHAREKEKHAKDEAEALAEAMSQSQNLPQAFAKVNTVTPGSPASISGLQVDDEIVEFGSVNVNNFQNLQNIATVVQHSEGRPLSVTVIRSGKKVHVGLTPKRWAGKGLLGCNIIPLQR, encoded by the exons ATGGCGCAGCCGGGCGGGGGCCGCCCCGTCACCGTCAGCGACGTGCAGCAGCTGGTGCGGCGGAAGGACGAGCTGGAGGCGCAGATCAAGGCCTGCTACGAGCTGCTGGAGGGC CAAAAGGGCGTGGGGATGCACGAGCCGCTGGTGGACGCCGAGGGGTTTCCCCGTGCTGACATCGACCTCTACCAAGTGCGCACGGCCCGGCACAACGTCATCT GTTTGCAGAATGATCACAAGGCCCTGATGAAGCAGGTGGAAGAAGCCCTTCACCAACTGCACGCCCGGGAGAAGGAGAAGCACGCCAAGGACGAGGCGGAGGCGCTGGCCGAGGCCATGAGCCAGAGCCAGAACCTGCCACAGGCTTTTGCCAAAGTGAACACGGTGACTCCAGGATCTCCTGCAAGCATCTCC GGACTTCAGGTGGATGATGAGATTGTGGAGTTTGGTTCTGTCAATGTAAACAACTTCCAGAACCTGCAGAACATTGCCACAGTGGTGCAGCACAGTGAAGGG AGACCCCTGAGTGTGACTGTGATCCGCAGCGGCAAAAAAGTGCACGTGGGGCTGACTCCAAAGCGCTGGGCCGGGAAGGGCCTCCTGGG ctgcaatATCATTCCCTTGCAGAGATGA
- the HPD gene encoding 4-hydroxyphenylpyruvate dioxygenase: MTSYTDKGEKPLRGRFIHFHSITFWVGNAKQAASYYCNKLGFEELAYRGLETGSREVVSHAIRQDKIVFVLSSALNPGNEEMGEHLVKHGDGVKDIAFEVEDCDFIVQKARERGAVVVKEPWVEEDKFGKVKFAVIQTYGDTTHTLIEKLNYKGLFLPGYHPPLFKDPLLPKLPSAKLNFIDHVVGNQPDLQMVPVAEWYQKNLLFHRFWSVDDKQLHTEFSALRSIVVTNYEETIKMPINEPALGKKKSQIQEYVDYYGGAGVQHIALNTSDIISAINNLKQRGMQFMDVPSNYYQTLRERLKTAKIKVKENIDKLAELKILVDFDEKGYLLQIFTKPVQDRPTVFLEVIQRHNHQGFGAGNFKSLFEAIEMDQDARGNLTVLEPNGETKRI; encoded by the exons ATG ACGTCTTACACGGACAAGGGTGAAAAG CCCCTGCGAGGCCGCTTCATCCACTTCCACTCCATCACCTTCTGGGTCGGTAATGCCAAGCAG GCTGCATCCTACTACTGCAACAAGCTGGGCTTCGAGGAGCTGGCGTACCGGGGGCTGGAGAcgggcagcagggaggtggtgTCACACGCCATCAGGCAGGACAAG ATCGTGTTTGTTCTCTCGTCTGCTCTCAACCCGGGGAATGAGG AGATGGGGGAGCACCTGGTGAAGCACGGTGATGGGGTGAAGGACATCGCCTTCGAAGTGGAGGACTGCGACTTCATCGTGCAG aaagccaggGAGCGTGGAGCCGTGGTGGTGAAGGAGCCCTGGGTGGAGGAGGACAAATTTGGGAAGGTGAAGTTTGCAGTGATCCAGACG TACGGTGACACCACCCACACCTTGATAGAAAAGCTCAACTACAAGGGCCTCTTCCTACCTGGGTACCACCCGCCCCTCTTCAAGGACCCCCTGCTGCCAAAGTT ACCAAGCGCCAAGCTCAACTTCATCGACCACGTTGTGGGGAACCAGCCTGACCTCCAGATGGTCCCAGTGGCGGAGTG GTACCAGAAGAACCTGCTGTTCCACCGCTTCTGGTCGGTGGATGACAAGCAGCTGCACACCGAGTTCAGTGCCCTGCGTTCCATCGTGGTCACCAACTACGAAGAGACCATTAAGATGCCCATCAACGAGCCGGCGCTTGGCAAGAAGAAATCCCAGATTCAG GAATATGTTGACTACTATGGAGGGGCCGGAGTGCAGCACATCGCGCTGAACACCTCCGACATCATCTCAGCG ATCAACAACCTGAAGCAGCGGGGCATGCAGTTCATGGATGTGCCGTCCAACTACTACCAGACGCTACGGGAGAGGCTGAAAACTGCCAAAATCAAAGTGAAGGAGAATATTGACAAGCTGGCG GAACTGAAAATCCTGGTGGATTTCGATGAGAAAGGCTACTTGCTCCAGATCTTCACCAAACCAGTTCAAGACAGACCCACAGTCTTCCTGGAGGTCATCCAGCGGCATAACCACCAG GGCTTCGGTGCCGGGAACTTCAAGTCTTTGTTTGAAGCAATAGAAATGGATCAAGACGCAAGAGGAAACCTGACCGTCCTGGAGCCCAACGGGGAGACCAAGCGCATCTAG